CCACTTGGCATGATGGAATTTATTGGCCAGATGCGTGAGCTGTCAGGTGGCAAGCCGGTTGGGTTCAAACTGTGCATCGGTCGTCCGATCGAAGCTGCCGCACTGATCAAGGCGATGTTGCACGCTCAAATCTTCCCTGATTTCATAGTCATCGACGGCTCGGAAGGTGGTACGGGCGCGGCGCCGGAAGAGTTCTCCGACAACATGGGTATGCCCCTGCGTGATGGCCTGATCCTGATGCACAATCTGCTGCGCGGCGCGGGTATCCGCGAACGGATCAAGCTGGGCTGCAGCGGCAAGATCATCAGCGGCTTTGACATCGTGCGCCTGCTCGCCTTGGGGGCCGACTACTTCAACGTTGCACGCGGCTTCATGTTCAGCCTTGGCTGCATTCAGGCCCAGAGCTGTGGCTCCAATCGCTGCCCAACCGGGATCGCCACGCAAGATCCTATTCGGCAGAAAGCACTGGATGTGGAGGACAGAAGCCACCGGGTCACCAACTTCCAGCGCAATACGCTGCAGTCCGTGGCCGAGATCCTGGGAGCGGCGGGCATCGATTCCAGTGACGAGTTGACCGCCGAACGCATTCAAAAGCGCGTCTCGGACAGCAAAATCGTAACCTATGCCGCCCTCTATCCGTTCCTGCATCATGGAGAGCTACTCAATGGCCACTCCATGAACACGGAGTATCGTGAGTTGTGGGCCAGCGCCAGGCATGACACGTTCTGATCCCGCGTGGTGTTGACGGCTGTGTTGCGCAGCCGTCACCCTGGGTTAATAGTGCATTCCCAAAAGAATAAAGCCCTGTTGACGTCCTCCCCCACCTCGATCTTCGATCGCCGCTATAGGCGGGAAGGAAGGGGATTCCTGCTTCACGGAACACTGCCTCAGGCTACTTTAGCCATTGGTCTTACACGCTCTCCACAGGCTAGCACCGTGAGTCCCACGGCTCTTATATTCTTTGCAGCATTGGTGTCGCGGTTGTGCTCTTCCCCGCAGACTGGGCATGTCCAGCTGCGAACGGAGAGCGCGAGTTTTTCCAGCACATAGCCACAGCCTGAACAGGTTTTGCTGCTCGGGTACCATTGGTCGATCTTAACCACCTCACGCCCAGCCCATTCCCCCTTGTAGTCGAGCTGGCGCACCAGCTCACCCCAGCCGGCATCGCTGATAGCCTTGGCCAGGCGGCGGTTCTTGACCATGTTTTTCACTTTCAGTGACTCGACGCAGATCACTTGGTTTTCGTTGATCAATCTGCGCGACACCTGGTGAAGGTTGTCCTGGCGAGAGTCTGAAATTTTTGCATGCAGCCTGGCGACTTTACGCTTGGCCTTGAGGCGATTGGCTGAGCCCAGCTTCTTTTTTGACAGCCTCCGCTGCAACAGGGCAAGCCTGGCACCGTACTTCGCGGTATGCCTAGGGTTGGGTTCCCTCTCCCCGTTGCAGCGCGTGAAGAGGTTGGTGAGGCCCAGGTCGATGCCCACCATAACTGGTGAGACCGGGAGCTTTTCAGGGGTAAACTCACAAAGGCACGAAACGAAATAGCGCCCTGCCCAATCCCTGGAAACAGTCACCGTTGAAGGATCACTGGGCAAATCGCGGCTCCAACGCACGTCCAGCGGAACCTTGCTCTTGGCCAGGAATAGCTGGCCACCGACATACTTGAAAGCGCTGCGAGTAAATTCAGCTGACTGCCGATGGTGCTTTTTCTTGAACGAGGGGTAGCCCGCCCGCTTTTCGAAAAAATTGATAAAGGCCGTTTGCTGATGGCGCAGCACCTGCTGCAGCGGTACGCACGACACCTCGTTGAGCCAGGCCCTTTCAGGATCTTTCTTCAACAGGGTGAGTGCTGCATTGGCCTCTTTAAAGCCAATTCTCACCTTGTCGTCAGCGTAGGCCTTGGAGCGAAAGTCCAGGATGTGGTTGTAGACGAAGCGCACGCAGCCGAAGGTTTTCTCCATCAGCAGCTTCTGCTCTTTGGTAGGATAAAACCTGAATTTGTAGGCGCGTTTGCTCATGAGCAGAGGATGCCATTAATCTGTATATATGTACAGGCCGTGCGGCTAAGCCGCGCTCCTTTCCTCCCCCACCTGAAGGTAGGGGTTTCTCGGAGCTATTTTGATGAGCATCACATACAACTTTTGGCATGGTTCCCGCCGCTGGGAAGGTGAACCTCGCATCCACGGCCCCAAAAAGGGCCGCGATGGGAATGGGCCCGGCCTGCACGTGACGACCTGGTTTGATACGGCAGCCGAGTACGCCAAACAGGGTGGCGGTGTGCGACGGATTGTCATGACCCCACGCCTGGCCCTCCAGGACACCGCGCTATCCCTCTCCGATGCCATGGATTTCGTCATCACCGTGATCGCCAAGTCCAAGCAGGAAGAGGTTCTGGAGCGCCTGCTGGTCAGAGCCAACAGAGTCCAGCTAGACAGCCGGGTTCTGCTGGGGAACGATACGCACCATGTCCATGCCGAGACGCTGCTGGTGATGTGTGTGAACGGCAACCTTGCCCTGGGTAGCAAGGGTGAAGCATTGGCGGAATTCTACGCCGGTCAGGGCATCGATTGGGCCTATGAACGCGCCCGAGGCCGCGATGAGTTTTGGGGGGTGATTTTCAACCCGAAAATCATCGACAGCTACGATCGAGTCAGGGCCGCCGACATTCCGCTTGATCAGCGTGATTTCCCGTCGCCGAAACAACAGCGTGAGCTGGCCATCGAAAATTTGAAACAACCGTCTGCCAGGAATATCTGGCTGCCCGGCGATCCCTCGATCTGAGGAGTTGAAGTCCCCTGGCCAGGACTTCGGCGACTCAGAAGGAGTCCGTGGTCAACGACTTGATCGTCTCGACCATGAGGCCCAAGTTCGTAAACAGGACACACACCAAAAACACGGAAGCCGAGAGCCACAGCAGAAAGTCGCCCACCTTCGCAGACTTTCCTGCCGCGATCTGGGCGCGCAGGTAGCCATTCTCGCACATGGCCATCTCATCATTGCCACCGCACTGGGGGCATTCGCAATAGCAGCTCATCACGCTTCTCGTCGTAGATTTAATATTCAATTTCCTTGAGAACTGAACGCCTGTCAATCATGCTGCCGGCAGTAACCTGACCACTCAGCGCGGTTCACCAGGATGGAGGGAGTAATGATGCCAACACCACAGCCCGTGCATTTCATTGACTTCGGGGCCTCTGGAATCCATCCGGAGAGCTATCCTATTGCCGTGGCCATCTGCGATTGCACCTGGCATTTCACCGCGCTTATCCAGCCCATGCCGTACTGGACGTACTGGTCTTACGATGCCCAGGATATGCACAGGATCACCAGCGAACAACTGATGGCAGAGGGGACTGCACCGCATGAGCTGGCAATCAGGCTCAATCAACGGTACCACGGCAAAGCGCTTTGCTCCAGCAACCCGGTGGATGCCTTCTGGCTCGACATGCTTTTTGAGGCTGCCGGTGTGGAAGCCCAATTGGATCTCAAGCCCCTCGAAGCCTGGATTGGCCCTAACGCTGCCGCCGAGGTGCTGC
The Pseudomonas sp. Leaf58 genome window above contains:
- a CDS encoding RNA-guided endonuclease TnpB family protein, with the translated sequence MSKRAYKFRFYPTKEQKLLMEKTFGCVRFVYNHILDFRSKAYADDKVRIGFKEANAALTLLKKDPERAWLNEVSCVPLQQVLRHQQTAFINFFEKRAGYPSFKKKHHRQSAEFTRSAFKYVGGQLFLAKSKVPLDVRWSRDLPSDPSTVTVSRDWAGRYFVSCLCEFTPEKLPVSPVMVGIDLGLTNLFTRCNGEREPNPRHTAKYGARLALLQRRLSKKKLGSANRLKAKRKVARLHAKISDSRQDNLHQVSRRLINENQVICVESLKVKNMVKNRRLAKAISDAGWGELVRQLDYKGEWAGREVVKIDQWYPSSKTCSGCGYVLEKLALSVRSWTCPVCGEEHNRDTNAAKNIRAVGLTVLACGERVRPMAKVA